The genomic DNA AGACTTTAGCGCTGGGGGACAGCAATCCTACATCGAAGATTGCCAAGTTTGCTGTCGCCCCAATGTGCTTTATGTGCGTATTGATGAAGACACGCTGGACATCGAAATTGACAGTGACTATGAAGGCTAGAGCTTTGGCAATCTCTCTATTTTCGTCTTGAACTTGGCGCTAAAGCACCAGTTCTCTGAGAATTCTTACAAAGGGTTATCTCCCCTTCAAATTCTTGTTGCTTTCAACTACCTTAAGAGCTATAACTTCTTGTTCCAGTTTGTTACTCATCGTTATGACACGTCAAGATTTACAGTCAGAGGATGGATTGAAGGGTAATCAGTTGCCCCGTGAAACTGAGGAGGCAAAAAGTTTTGAAGAGTTGCTGGATTACCTGTGGCAAAATCACGAGTTTGACTTCTCGGGCTACAAGCGTCCTAGTTTGATGCGTCGAACTCAACTACGGATGTCGGCAGTGCAAGTTGAAAGCTATAGCGCCTACCTTAACTACCTCAAAAAGCATCCCAAGGAGTTTATTGATCTCTTTAAGTCGATTGAGATCAACGTCACGGATTTCTTTAGAGATGCTTTCGTTTGGGATTATGTAAAAACTGTAGTCATTCCCCGCATGATTAGCAGCAAACCACCTAATGGGCTGATTAAGGTTTGGAGTGCTGGGTGTGCTTCGGGAGAGGAAGCTTATACGGTGGCAATTCTGCTAGCTGAAGCTTTAGGGATAGAAGAGTTTAAGCAGCGAGTTCGTATCTATGCCACCGATGTTGATCAAGAAGCGGTGGTTCAAGCTCGTCGAGGTAGGTATTCAGAATCGCAGGTTCTGGGTGTGCCTGCTAATTTCTTAGCAAAATACTTTGAACGAACTGATGATAGTTATGTGTTTCGCCAAGACTTACGCCGTTCTATTGTTTTTGTCCAACGCAACTTGATCCTCAATTCTCCTTTTTCTCAGATTGACTTGTTGCTGTGCCGCAATACTTTGTTTTATCTAAATATTGAAGGTCAAATTCGAGCCTTGGTCCGCTTCCACTTCGGGCTAGAAAATGGTGGTTTGCTGGTACTGGGTCAGTCTGAACTACCGACCCTATGTATTGAGAATGTGCTCTTCACTCCGGTTAGTTTGCAGCATCGAGTGTTTGCTAAAGTGCTAAAGCCTAACTTGGTGAAACTGCTACCTAGAGCATTCCGAAAGCGCCGCTGCCAAGGTTGAAACCTTGGCAGCGGCGCTCGATCGTTTGTTGATTGTCAAAGCTAAGCAACTTTTAACGCCGTTCGGCATCCACTCGCTGAGCGACCCCAACAGGTTGGAAGCGTTTGGCAAAGTTAATGAATTTAGGAATTTTGTCTCCAGTAATGTTGAGCACAGGTAGGTTGTGAGTCTCCTTGGCAGAGTTGTTGCCATAGCCAAAGCTAATCAATGTTTGCTCTTTGCGACCTTGGCCATAAGCGCTAACAACATCTCGCACCAGGTTGCAACCCATGACAAAACGGCCCATGTTGATGTCGCCATTGCCCGCAAAGTAGTTCCACTCCACACTCTGCCAATCGCTAGTAGCGCAGTAGAGATTAGCGACTTCAAACATTTTGGCTAAATGCACATCGTAAAGTCGCAGATCACCACCATAGGCCGAGCGAGTGGTGTTGCGATCGGGCACGATGAAAATGCCACGAGCTTGTCCTCCCTGAATGGCTGGCAAGAAACGAACGCTACTAATGGGGACGACTGTGCTTGATGCGGTAGTGCTGGCAG from Trichocoleus desertorum ATA4-8-CV12 includes the following:
- a CDS encoding CPXCG motif-containing cysteine-rich protein gives rise to the protein MQNTAEYFCAFCGEPNLTFVDFSAGGQQSYIEDCQVCCRPNVLYVRIDEDTLDIEIDSDYEG
- a CDS encoding protein-glutamate O-methyltransferase CheR, translating into MTRQDLQSEDGLKGNQLPRETEEAKSFEELLDYLWQNHEFDFSGYKRPSLMRRTQLRMSAVQVESYSAYLNYLKKHPKEFIDLFKSIEINVTDFFRDAFVWDYVKTVVIPRMISSKPPNGLIKVWSAGCASGEEAYTVAILLAEALGIEEFKQRVRIYATDVDQEAVVQARRGRYSESQVLGVPANFLAKYFERTDDSYVFRQDLRRSIVFVQRNLILNSPFSQIDLLLCRNTLFYLNIEGQIRALVRFHFGLENGGLLVLGQSELPTLCIENVLFTPVSLQHRVFAKVLKPNLVKLLPRAFRKRRCQG